From Brevibacillus marinus, a single genomic window includes:
- a CDS encoding TylF/MycF/NovP-related O-methyltransferase: MTLDKKSVILFGAGDGGLSASYHLVQQFEIIAFVDNDPRKHGKELLSKPIIPPAELKNYEYDFIIISSIHGDSIYKQLTQELHVSPDKIIDYYKGLIFDTRVAALRQVADEIYDHHIPGSVAELGVYKGDFAKYINQIFYDRKLFLFDTFSGFDERDAQFDQKHKYSDSEIGDFCNTNIDLVLDKMTYKENCIIKKGYFPDTAHDVDDQFCFVSIDVDLYIPIYEGLKFFYPKMVEGGYIFVHDYNSTRFKGVKEAVRTFCKENNAKYFPISDLSGSVVIMR, translated from the coding sequence ATGACTTTAGACAAAAAAAGCGTCATTTTGTTTGGGGCGGGAGACGGAGGACTAAGTGCGAGTTACCATTTAGTCCAACAGTTTGAAATTATCGCCTTTGTGGACAATGATCCAAGGAAACACGGAAAAGAATTGTTATCAAAGCCTATTATTCCCCCTGCGGAGCTAAAAAATTATGAATATGATTTCATTATCATTTCAAGCATTCATGGTGATTCAATTTATAAGCAATTGACGCAAGAACTTCATGTGTCCCCGGACAAGATTATAGACTACTATAAGGGTTTAATTTTTGATACACGGGTTGCTGCTTTAAGACAGGTAGCAGATGAAATTTATGACCATCACATACCAGGCAGTGTAGCAGAACTAGGTGTTTACAAAGGGGATTTTGCGAAATACATAAATCAAATTTTTTATGATCGAAAGCTTTTTTTGTTTGATACATTTAGCGGTTTTGATGAAAGGGACGCTCAGTTTGATCAGAAGCATAAGTATTCAGATTCTGAAATTGGGGATTTTTGTAATACCAACATTGATCTAGTCTTGGACAAGATGACCTATAAGGAAAATTGTATTATAAAAAAAGGATATTTCCCCGATACAGCCCATGACGTTGATGACCAATTTTGCTTTGTTAGTATTGACGTCGATTTATATATTCCCATCTACGAGGGGCTTAAGTTTTTCTACCCGAAGATGGTGGAGGGTGGGTATATATTTGTTCATGATTACAACAGCACAAGATTTAAAGGTGTAAAAGAGGCTGTTCGAACGTTTTGTAAAGAAAATAATGCGAAGTATTTCCCGATCAGTGATTTGTCCGGTAGTGTTGTGATTATGAGATAG
- the secA2 gene encoding accessory Sec system translocase SecA2, with protein sequence MLGLVKKIFGDANEREVKKMFKRVEKINALEPEIAALSDEQLRHKTEEFKARLAQGATLDDILNEAFAVVREASKRVLGMRHFDVQLIGGMVLQEGRIAEMKTGEGKTLVATLATYLNALQGKGVHVVTVNEYLAERDATTMGKLYNFLGMTVGLNKHGMSTEEKRAAYQCDITYGTNNEFGFDYLRDNMVLYKEQMVQRPLYYAIIDEVDSILIDEARTPLIISGAANRSTELYYICAHFVKRLQKDIDYTVDEKLRIVALTDEGVAKVEKAFNIDNLYDTKHITLNHHITSALKAQVLFKKDVDYVVQNGEVIIVDEFTGRLMIGRRYGDGLHQAIEAKEGLKVQSETMTLATITLQNYFRMYEKLAGMTGTAKTEEEEFKKIYGMDVVVIPTNRPVIRKDLPDVIYKTEEAKYRAVVNEIIERHKKGQPVLVGTISIENSERLSKMLRQKGIPHNVLNAKHHAREAEIIARAGQLGAVTIATNMAGRGTDIQLGEGVAEVGGLHIIGTERHESRRIDNQLRGRAGRQGDPGSSQFFLSLQDELMRRFGAENIMNMMDKLGMEEDVPIESKLVTRAVESAQKRVEGSNFDARKVVLQYDDVMNQQREVIYKQRRAVLENDNLRDIVLGMIFSVVERLVEAYCPKEQVPEEWDLQGLLESANNGFLREETITLQDLKGKEAEEILELFKTEVERQFAKREEEIGELMPEFEKVVVLRAVDSKWMDHIDAMEQLRQGIHLRAYGQTDPLREYQFEGYEMFQAMIASIEEEVALYIMKAEVSQNLERQEVVKGQAGNPRELRTSGPSERPTHVTSGSAQPAKNRAQRRAEEQERRRQEKRMR encoded by the coding sequence AAAAATCAACGCTTTGGAGCCGGAGATTGCCGCGCTGAGCGATGAGCAGCTGCGGCACAAAACAGAAGAGTTCAAGGCGCGCCTGGCGCAAGGGGCGACGCTCGACGATATTTTGAATGAAGCGTTTGCCGTAGTCCGGGAAGCATCCAAGCGTGTGCTGGGCATGCGCCATTTTGATGTGCAGCTGATTGGCGGGATGGTGCTGCAGGAGGGCCGCATCGCGGAGATGAAGACCGGGGAAGGGAAAACCCTGGTGGCGACGCTGGCCACGTACCTGAATGCCCTGCAGGGCAAAGGCGTCCATGTGGTCACCGTCAACGAATACCTGGCGGAGCGCGACGCCACGACGATGGGGAAGCTGTACAACTTCCTCGGCATGACGGTTGGCCTGAATAAGCACGGGATGAGCACGGAAGAAAAACGGGCCGCCTATCAGTGCGATATCACCTACGGGACGAACAACGAGTTCGGCTTCGACTACCTGCGGGACAACATGGTCCTGTACAAGGAACAGATGGTTCAGCGTCCGCTGTACTATGCGATTATCGACGAGGTGGACAGCATCCTGATCGACGAGGCGCGGACGCCGCTGATCATTTCCGGAGCGGCCAACCGCTCCACCGAGTTGTATTACATCTGCGCCCACTTCGTCAAACGCCTGCAGAAGGATATCGACTATACCGTCGATGAGAAGCTGCGGATCGTCGCTTTGACCGACGAAGGCGTGGCCAAGGTGGAGAAAGCGTTCAACATCGACAATCTGTACGACACCAAGCACATCACGCTCAATCACCACATCACCTCCGCCTTGAAGGCACAGGTGTTGTTCAAGAAAGACGTGGACTACGTGGTGCAAAACGGCGAAGTGATCATCGTCGACGAGTTTACCGGACGGCTGATGATCGGCCGCCGTTATGGAGACGGTCTGCACCAGGCGATTGAGGCCAAAGAAGGGCTGAAGGTGCAAAGCGAGACCATGACGCTCGCGACGATCACCCTGCAGAACTACTTCCGGATGTACGAAAAGCTGGCCGGCATGACCGGGACAGCGAAGACGGAAGAGGAAGAGTTTAAGAAAATCTACGGGATGGACGTAGTGGTCATCCCTACCAACCGCCCGGTAATCCGCAAGGACCTGCCCGACGTGATTTATAAAACGGAAGAAGCGAAGTACAGAGCGGTCGTCAACGAGATCATCGAGCGGCACAAAAAAGGACAGCCCGTGCTGGTGGGCACCATTTCCATCGAAAATTCGGAGCGATTGTCGAAAATGTTGCGGCAAAAAGGCATCCCGCACAACGTGCTGAATGCCAAACACCACGCTCGCGAGGCAGAGATCATCGCCCGGGCCGGACAGCTCGGCGCGGTCACGATTGCTACCAACATGGCCGGCCGGGGGACCGACATCCAGCTCGGGGAAGGTGTGGCCGAAGTGGGCGGGCTGCACATCATCGGGACGGAGCGCCACGAAAGCCGCCGCATTGACAACCAGCTGCGGGGGCGCGCCGGACGCCAGGGGGACCCCGGGTCATCCCAGTTTTTCCTCTCGCTGCAGGACGAATTGATGCGCCGCTTCGGTGCGGAAAACATCATGAACATGATGGATAAGCTGGGCATGGAGGAAGATGTGCCGATCGAGAGCAAGCTGGTGACCCGCGCGGTGGAATCGGCGCAGAAACGGGTGGAAGGCAGTAACTTCGATGCCCGCAAGGTGGTGCTGCAGTACGACGACGTGATGAACCAGCAGCGGGAAGTGATCTACAAGCAGCGCCGCGCCGTCCTAGAGAACGACAATCTGCGCGACATTGTGCTGGGGATGATTTTCAGCGTCGTGGAACGCCTGGTCGAGGCTTACTGCCCGAAAGAACAAGTGCCGGAAGAATGGGATCTGCAGGGCCTGTTGGAGTCGGCCAACAACGGATTCCTGCGGGAAGAGACGATCACTCTGCAAGATCTCAAGGGCAAGGAAGCAGAAGAGATTCTCGAACTGTTCAAAACGGAAGTGGAACGACAGTTCGCCAAACGGGAAGAGGAGATTGGCGAGCTGATGCCCGAGTTCGAAAAAGTGGTTGTCCTGCGGGCCGTCGACAGCAAGTGGATGGATCACATCGACGCGATGGAACAGCTGCGTCAGGGCATTCACCTGCGTGCCTATGGGCAGACCGATCCGCTGCGTGAATATCAGTTTGAAGGCTACGAGATGTTCCAGGCGATGATCGCCAGCATCGAAGAAGAAGTGGCGCTCTATATCATGAAAGCGGAAGTGAGTCAAAACCTGGAGCGCCAGGAGGTCGTCAAGGGACAGGCCGGCAACCCGCGCGAGCTGCGCACCTCCGGACCCTCGGAGCGGCCGACGCACGTCACCTCCGGCAGTGCCCAACCGGCGAAAAACCGGGCACAGCGCCGCGCGGAAGAGCAGGAGCGGCGCCGGCAGGAGAAGCGCATGCGCTGA
- a CDS encoding polysaccharide deacetylase family protein: MNDLAIMYHYVQPPKWRGIVPLDPKDFERQIEWVTRNYEVVAPDELGKPRGQKPFCVLTFDDGTKDQYDVAFQILQKKGIPAYFTVMSGPIANRRVPVFHLIHVVLSFFSDQEIWEELSAKYDLQAVPEQSKIYAYEPNLFRRYNKYALNFHLSEQQSREFLEEKALSVFHSFENFIDSYYINEREYIKMRQAGMTLGVHATDHRAFEGKAEDFFQREIQPCREFMREKLGVDAKWYTPAFGGGEQAGRMMEELEGILRSHGFVGAFTTKPGLNNGLNSFWLHRYDCICLPPRSEVPWK, encoded by the coding sequence TTGAACGATCTCGCTATCATGTACCATTATGTGCAACCACCGAAGTGGCGAGGGATTGTTCCGTTGGATCCAAAGGATTTTGAACGTCAAATAGAGTGGGTCACCAGGAATTATGAGGTGGTCGCTCCGGATGAACTTGGCAAGCCTCGCGGTCAAAAGCCATTCTGTGTGCTGACCTTCGATGACGGCACAAAAGACCAGTATGATGTGGCATTCCAAATCCTTCAGAAGAAAGGAATTCCGGCCTATTTTACCGTCATGTCAGGACCAATTGCGAATCGACGCGTTCCCGTTTTTCATCTCATCCATGTCGTTTTATCATTTTTTTCTGACCAGGAAATCTGGGAAGAATTATCTGCCAAGTATGATCTACAGGCTGTGCCGGAACAAAGTAAGATTTACGCTTATGAACCAAACCTTTTCAGGCGATATAATAAATATGCGTTAAACTTTCATCTGTCAGAGCAGCAAAGCCGAGAATTTCTGGAGGAAAAAGCGCTCTCTGTATTCCACTCTTTTGAGAATTTTATCGACAGCTACTACATTAATGAGCGCGAATATATTAAGATGCGCCAGGCCGGCATGACATTAGGAGTGCACGCAACCGATCACCGGGCTTTTGAGGGGAAAGCCGAAGATTTTTTTCAAAGAGAGATTCAACCATGCCGAGAGTTTATGCGGGAAAAGCTCGGGGTGGATGCCAAGTGGTATACTCCGGCATTTGGCGGTGGCGAACAGGCCGGGCGGATGATGGAAGAACTTGAGGGAATTTTGCGAAGTCATGGATTTGTAGGAGCCTTTACGACAAAACCGGGACTGAATAACGGACTGAATTCATTTTGGCTCCATCGTTATGATTGCATTTGTCTACCCCCTAGGAGTGAAGTTCCATGGAAGTAA